Proteins encoded by one window of Enterobacter hormaechei subsp. xiangfangensis:
- the glnG gene encoding nitrogen regulation protein NR(I): MQRGIVWVVDDDSSIRWVLERALTGAGLSCTTFESGSEVLDALTTKTPDVLLSDIRMPGMDGLALLKQIKQRHPMLPVIIMTAHSDLDAAVSAYQQGAFDYLPKPFDIDEAVALVERAISHYQEQQQPRHAPDFGPTTDIIGEAPAMQDVFRIIGRLSRSSISVLINGESGTGKELVAHALHRHSPRAKAPFIALNMAAIPKDLIESELFGHEKGAFTGANTIRQGRFEQADGGTLFLDEIGDMPLDVQTRLLRVLADGQFYRVGGYAPVKVDVRIIAATHQNLELRVQEGKFREDLFHRLNVIRVHLPPLRERREDIPRLARHFLQVAARELGVEAKQLHPETDAALTRLAWPGNVRQLENTCRWLTVMAAGQEVLIQDLPAELFEATVPESTAGHALPDSWATLLAQWADRALRSGHQNLLSEAQPEMERTLLTTALRHTQGHKQEAARLLGWGRNTLTRKLKELGME, encoded by the coding sequence ATGCAACGAGGGATAGTCTGGGTAGTCGATGACGATAGCTCCATCCGTTGGGTGCTTGAACGCGCACTCACGGGAGCGGGATTAAGCTGCACGACGTTTGAGAGCGGCAGCGAGGTGCTCGACGCACTCACCACCAAAACGCCGGACGTTCTGCTCTCGGATATTCGCATGCCGGGCATGGACGGACTGGCGCTCTTAAAGCAGATCAAACAGCGCCACCCCATGCTTCCGGTCATCATAATGACCGCCCACTCCGACCTGGATGCCGCCGTTAGCGCCTACCAGCAGGGGGCGTTTGATTATCTGCCAAAACCGTTTGATATCGACGAAGCCGTTGCCCTGGTCGAACGCGCCATCAGCCACTATCAGGAGCAACAGCAGCCCCGCCACGCGCCGGATTTCGGGCCTACGACGGACATCATCGGTGAAGCGCCGGCCATGCAGGACGTGTTTCGCATCATCGGGCGTCTGTCGCGCTCGTCTATCAGCGTCTTGATTAACGGTGAATCAGGGACCGGTAAAGAGCTGGTTGCGCACGCCCTGCATCGCCACAGCCCGCGGGCGAAAGCGCCTTTCATCGCCCTGAACATGGCGGCGATCCCCAAAGATTTGATTGAATCTGAGCTATTCGGCCACGAAAAAGGGGCGTTTACCGGGGCAAATACCATTCGTCAGGGACGCTTTGAACAGGCTGACGGCGGAACGCTATTCCTGGATGAAATCGGCGATATGCCGCTGGATGTTCAGACCCGATTGCTGCGCGTGCTGGCAGATGGCCAGTTTTACCGCGTGGGCGGGTATGCGCCGGTGAAGGTGGACGTGCGTATTATTGCCGCGACGCACCAGAACCTGGAGCTGCGCGTGCAGGAGGGGAAATTCCGTGAAGATTTATTCCATCGTCTGAACGTGATCCGTGTCCACCTGCCGCCGCTGCGCGAGCGTCGGGAAGATATCCCGCGTCTGGCGCGCCATTTCCTGCAAGTGGCGGCCCGCGAGCTGGGCGTGGAAGCCAAGCAGCTTCATCCGGAAACGGATGCCGCCCTCACCCGTCTGGCGTGGCCTGGCAACGTGCGTCAGCTGGAAAACACCTGTCGCTGGCTGACCGTGATGGCCGCCGGACAGGAAGTGTTGATTCAGGATCTCCCCGCCGAGCTGTTTGAAGCCACCGTGCCCGAAAGCACCGCCGGACATGCGCTGCCGGACAGCTGGGCGACGCTGCTGGCGCAGTGGGCAGATCGCGCGCTGCGTTCCGGTCATCAAAATCTGCTCTCCGAAGCGCAGCCTGAGATGGAGCGCACGCTGTTAACTACCGCGCTTCGTCATACCCAGGGCCACAAACAGGAAGCGGCTCGCCTGTTGGGATGGGGTCGAAACACCCTGACGCGCAAGCTGAAAGAGCTGGGAATGGAGTGA
- the glnL gene encoding nitrogen regulation protein NR(II) codes for MATGTLPDAGQILNSLINSILLVDDELAVHYANPAAQQLLAQSARKLFGTPLPELLSYFSLNIGLMQESLQAGQGFTDNEVTLVIDGRSHILSLTAQRLPDGMILLEMAPMDNQRRLSQEQLQHAQQIAARDLVRGLAHEIKNPLGGLRGAAQLLTKALPDPALAEYTNVIIEQADRLRNLVDRLLGPQQPGMHVSESIHKVAERVVKLVSMELPDNVTLVRDYDPSLPELAHDPDQIEQVLLNIVRNALQALGPEGGEIILRTRTAFQLTLHGVRYRLAARIDVEDNGPGIPPHLQDTLFYPMVSGREGGTGLGLSIARNLIDQHSGKIEFTSWPGHTEFSVFLPIKK; via the coding sequence ATGGCAACTGGCACGCTGCCCGATGCTGGGCAGATCCTCAATTCTTTGATTAACAGTATTTTGCTGGTCGACGACGAGCTGGCGGTGCATTACGCCAACCCGGCGGCGCAACAGCTGCTCGCCCAAAGCGCCCGAAAACTGTTTGGCACGCCGCTGCCGGAACTGCTGAGCTATTTCTCGCTGAATATTGGTCTGATGCAGGAGAGTTTGCAGGCGGGTCAGGGCTTCACCGATAACGAAGTGACGCTGGTGATTGACGGACGCTCGCATATTTTGTCCCTCACCGCACAGCGCCTGCCAGATGGCATGATTCTGCTGGAAATGGCGCCGATGGATAACCAACGTCGTCTCAGCCAGGAGCAGCTTCAGCATGCGCAGCAGATTGCGGCGCGCGACCTGGTGCGCGGGCTGGCCCATGAGATCAAAAACCCGCTGGGCGGCTTACGCGGTGCGGCACAGCTTTTGACCAAAGCGCTGCCTGACCCTGCCCTGGCGGAGTATACCAACGTCATTATCGAGCAGGCGGACCGTCTGCGTAATCTGGTCGATCGCCTGCTCGGGCCACAGCAGCCGGGGATGCATGTTTCAGAAAGCATTCACAAGGTCGCGGAGCGGGTGGTGAAACTCGTCTCTATGGAGCTGCCGGATAACGTCACGCTGGTGCGTGATTACGACCCAAGCCTGCCGGAGCTGGCGCACGATCCGGACCAGATTGAACAGGTGCTGTTGAACATTGTGCGTAACGCGTTGCAGGCGCTGGGCCCGGAGGGTGGCGAAATTATTCTGCGTACCCGCACCGCGTTCCAGCTGACGCTGCACGGCGTGCGTTATCGTCTGGCGGCACGTATTGATGTGGAAGATAACGGGCCGGGGATCCCACCGCATCTCCAGGACACTCTGTTCTACCCGATGGTCAGCGGTCGCGAAGGCGGCACCGGGCTGGGGTTATCCATAGCCCGAAATTTGATTGACCAACACTCCGGCAAAATTGAATTTACCAGTTGGCCGGGACATACCGAGTTTTCGGTTTTCCTGCCGATTAAAAAATAA
- the glnA gene encoding glutamate--ammonia ligase — protein MSAEHVLTMLNEHEVKFVDLRFTDTKGKEQHVTIPAHQVNAEFFEEGKMFDGSSIGGWKGINESDMVLMPDATTALIDPFYEEPTLIIRCDILEPGTLQGYDRDPRSIAKRAEEYLRSTGIADTVLFGPEPEFFLFDDIRFGASISGSHVAIDDIEGAWNSSTKYEGGNKGHRPGVKGGYFPVPPVDSSQDIRSTMCLIMEEMGLVVEAHHHEVATAGQNEIATRFNTMTKKADEIQIYKYVVHNVAHRFGKTATFMPKPMFGDNGSGMHCHMSLSKNGTNLFSGDKYAGLSEQALHYIGGVIKHAKAINALANPTTNSYKRLVPGYEAPVMLAYSARNRSASIRIPVVASPKARRIEVRFPDPAANPYLCFAALLMAGLDGIKNKIHPGEAMDKNLYDLPPEEAKEIPQVAGSLEEALQALDADREFLTAGGVFTDEAIDAYIALRTEENDRVRMTPHPVEFELYYSV, from the coding sequence ATGTCCGCTGAACACGTTTTGACGATGCTGAACGAACATGAAGTGAAGTTTGTTGATCTGCGCTTCACCGATACCAAAGGTAAAGAACAGCACGTCACGATCCCTGCTCATCAGGTGAACGCCGAATTCTTTGAAGAAGGCAAAATGTTTGACGGCTCCTCCATTGGCGGCTGGAAAGGCATTAACGAATCCGACATGGTTCTGATGCCAGATGCAACCACTGCGCTCATTGACCCGTTCTACGAAGAACCTACGCTGATCATCCGCTGCGATATTCTGGAACCTGGCACGCTGCAAGGCTATGACCGTGACCCACGCTCCATCGCAAAACGCGCTGAAGAGTACCTGCGCTCTACCGGCATCGCAGACACCGTTCTGTTCGGGCCAGAGCCAGAGTTCTTCCTGTTCGACGACATCCGTTTTGGTGCTTCCATTTCTGGCTCCCACGTCGCTATCGATGATATCGAAGGCGCATGGAACTCTTCCACCAAGTACGAAGGTGGTAACAAAGGTCACCGTCCGGGCGTGAAAGGCGGTTACTTCCCGGTTCCTCCGGTCGATTCTTCACAGGACATCCGTTCTACCATGTGTCTGATCATGGAAGAGATGGGCCTGGTTGTTGAAGCTCACCACCACGAAGTGGCAACGGCTGGCCAGAACGAGATCGCTACCCGCTTCAACACCATGACCAAAAAAGCGGATGAGATTCAGATCTACAAATACGTTGTACACAACGTTGCGCACCGTTTCGGTAAAACCGCGACCTTCATGCCAAAACCAATGTTTGGCGACAACGGTTCCGGCATGCACTGCCACATGTCCCTGTCCAAGAACGGCACCAACCTGTTCTCTGGTGACAAGTATGCGGGTCTGTCTGAGCAGGCGCTGCACTACATCGGCGGTGTTATCAAACACGCTAAAGCGATCAACGCCCTGGCGAACCCGACCACGAACTCCTACAAGCGTCTGGTTCCAGGCTACGAAGCACCCGTGATGCTGGCGTACTCTGCCCGTAACCGTTCTGCTTCTATCCGTATCCCGGTGGTTGCGTCTCCGAAAGCGCGTCGTATCGAAGTGCGCTTCCCGGACCCGGCGGCTAACCCATACCTGTGCTTCGCAGCACTGCTGATGGCCGGTCTGGACGGTATCAAGAACAAGATCCACCCGGGCGAAGCCATGGACAAAAACCTGTACGACCTGCCGCCAGAAGAAGCGAAAGAGATCCCACAGGTTGCCGGCTCTCTGGAAGAAGCCCTGCAAGCGCTGGACGCAGACCGCGAGTTCCTGACCGCTGGCGGCGTGTTCACCGATGAAGCTATCGACGCTTACATCGCGCTGCGTACCGAAGAAAACGACCGCGTTCGCATGACGCCGCACCCGGTTGAGTTTGAACTGTACTACAGCGTTTAA
- the ompL gene encoding porin OmpL codes for MKRIITVLIVSSVSCPVFAGAYVETREAYNTASELHEVILRAGYNFDMGAGLMFTNAYNVGKWDELKHSYNEIEGWYPLFKPTDKLTFQPGGLINDSSAGSGGAVYLDTNYKFTDWFNLTFRYRYNHNNYDTPDYNGQMDKNDTHEFANYWNFKVTDAFFYTFEPHFFQRVNDYHSKNGKDHHWEITNKFSYKIDRNWLPYLELQWLDRWNDYNREQYRIRLGLRYSF; via the coding sequence ATGAAAAGAATCATCACCGTACTGATCGTGTCGTCTGTGTCCTGCCCGGTATTTGCCGGGGCCTACGTCGAAACGCGCGAAGCCTACAACACCGCCTCAGAGCTGCACGAAGTGATCCTGCGTGCGGGCTATAACTTCGATATGGGCGCGGGGCTGATGTTCACCAACGCTTATAACGTGGGGAAATGGGACGAACTGAAACACAGCTATAACGAAATCGAGGGGTGGTATCCGCTCTTCAAACCGACCGACAAACTGACCTTCCAGCCCGGCGGCTTAATTAATGACAGCAGCGCAGGATCAGGTGGCGCGGTTTATTTAGATACCAATTACAAATTTACGGACTGGTTTAATCTGACGTTCCGCTATCGCTATAACCATAACAATTACGATACGCCGGACTATAACGGGCAGATGGATAAGAACGACACGCATGAATTCGCCAACTACTGGAATTTCAAAGTGACGGATGCGTTTTTCTACACCTTTGAGCCGCACTTTTTCCAGCGGGTGAATGATTACCACAGCAAAAATGGCAAAGATCATCACTGGGAAATTACTAACAAGTTCAGCTATAAAATCGACAGAAACTGGCTGCCGTATCTTGAGCTACAGTGGCTGGACCGATGGAATGATTACAACCGGGAGCAGTACCGGATCCGTTTAGGGTTACGGTATTCGTTCTAA
- the typA gene encoding ribosome-dependent GTPase TypA, whose translation MIEKLRNIAIIAHVDHGKTTLVDKLLQQSGTFDARAETQERVMDSNDLEKERGITILAKNTAIKWNDYRINIVDTPGHADFGGEVERVMSMVDSVLLVVDAFDGPMPQTRFVTKKAFAHGLKPIVVINKVDRPGARPDWVVDQVFDLFVNLDATDEQLDFPIVYASALNGIAGLDHEDMAEDMTPLYQTIVDRVPAPNVDLEGTLQMQISQLDYNNYVGVIGIGRIKRGKVKPNQQVTIIDSEGKTRNGKVGKVLTHLGLERIESDIAEAGDIIAITGLGELNISDTICDPQNVEALPALSVDEPTVSMFFNVNTSPFCGKEGKFVTSRQILDRLNKELVHNVALRVEETEDADAFRVSGRGELHLSVLIENMRREGFEMAVSRPKVIFREIDGRKQEPFENVTLDVEEQHQGSVMQALGERKGDLKNMNPDGKGRVRLDYVIPSRGLIGFRSEFMTMTSGTGLLYSTFSHYDDVRPGEVGQRNNGVLISNGQGKAVAFALFGLQDRGKLFLGHGAEVYEGQIIGIHSRSNDLTVNCLTGKKLTNMRASGTDEATVLVPPIKMTLEQALEFIDDDELVEVTPQSIRIRKRHLTENDRKRAMRGAKED comes from the coding sequence GTGATCGAAAAATTGCGTAATATCGCCATCATCGCGCACGTCGACCATGGTAAAACTACCCTGGTTGATAAGCTGCTACAGCAGTCCGGTACGTTTGATGCTCGTGCCGAAACTCAAGAGCGTGTGATGGACTCCAACGATTTGGAGAAAGAGCGTGGGATTACCATCCTCGCCAAAAACACCGCTATCAAATGGAATGACTACCGTATCAACATCGTTGATACCCCAGGGCACGCCGACTTCGGTGGTGAAGTTGAGCGCGTGATGTCCATGGTGGATTCCGTGCTGCTGGTGGTTGACGCATTTGATGGCCCTATGCCGCAAACGCGCTTCGTGACCAAAAAAGCATTTGCCCACGGCCTGAAACCTATCGTTGTGATCAACAAGGTTGACCGTCCTGGCGCGCGTCCTGACTGGGTTGTTGACCAGGTCTTCGACCTGTTCGTTAACCTCGACGCGACCGACGAACAGCTGGACTTCCCTATCGTTTATGCGTCTGCGCTGAACGGTATCGCCGGTCTGGATCACGAAGACATGGCGGAAGACATGACTCCGCTGTACCAGACGATTGTTGACCGCGTTCCTGCGCCAAACGTTGACCTGGAAGGCACCCTGCAAATGCAGATCTCTCAGCTCGACTACAACAACTATGTTGGCGTAATCGGCATTGGTCGTATCAAGCGCGGTAAAGTGAAGCCTAACCAGCAGGTCACTATCATCGATAGCGAAGGGAAAACCCGTAACGGTAAAGTCGGTAAAGTGCTGACTCACCTGGGTCTTGAGCGTATCGAGAGCGACATCGCTGAAGCGGGCGACATCATCGCCATCACCGGTCTGGGTGAACTGAACATCTCCGACACCATCTGCGATCCGCAGAACGTCGAAGCGCTGCCAGCCCTGTCCGTTGATGAACCAACCGTATCCATGTTCTTCAACGTCAACACTTCTCCGTTCTGTGGTAAAGAAGGTAAGTTCGTTACCTCTCGTCAGATCCTTGACCGCCTGAACAAAGAGCTGGTGCACAACGTTGCGCTGCGCGTTGAAGAAACCGAAGACGCTGATGCATTCCGCGTTTCGGGTCGTGGTGAGCTGCACCTGTCTGTTCTGATTGAGAACATGCGTCGTGAAGGTTTCGAGATGGCGGTTTCCCGTCCGAAAGTTATCTTCCGCGAAATCGATGGCCGTAAACAAGAGCCGTTCGAAAACGTAACGCTGGACGTTGAAGAGCAGCACCAGGGTTCTGTGATGCAGGCACTGGGTGAGCGTAAAGGCGACCTGAAAAACATGAATCCAGATGGCAAAGGCCGCGTACGTCTCGACTACGTGATCCCAAGCCGTGGCCTGATCGGCTTCCGTTCTGAGTTCATGACCATGACTTCCGGTACCGGTCTGCTGTACTCCACCTTCAGCCACTACGACGACGTTCGTCCGGGCGAAGTGGGCCAGCGTAACAACGGCGTGCTGATCTCCAACGGTCAGGGTAAAGCGGTTGCGTTTGCGCTGTTCGGTTTGCAGGATCGCGGTAAGCTGTTCCTGGGTCACGGTGCTGAAGTTTACGAAGGCCAGATCATCGGTATTCACAGCCGTTCTAACGACCTGACGGTAAACTGTCTGACCGGTAAGAAACTGACCAACATGCGTGCGTCCGGTACTGACGAAGCAACGGTTCTGGTTCCACCGATCAAGATGACCCTGGAGCAGGCGCTGGAATTCATCGATGATGACGAACTGGTCGAAGTGACGCCTCAGTCAATTCGTATCCGTAAACGTCACCTGACTGAGAACGATCGTAAACGTGCAATGCGCGGTGCGAAAGAAGACTAA
- a CDS encoding YshB family small membrane protein yields the protein MLESLVTLLSSGAAESHTPQTAVAAVLCAALVGLFS from the coding sequence ATGCTGGAATCATTAGTGACTTTGCTTTCGAGCGGAGCAGCAGAAAGCCACACGCCTCAAACTGCCGTTGCGGCGGTGCTGTGTGCGGCGCTGGTTGGGCTGTTTAGCTAA